GAGCTGgtggatggggacagggagcagaacaggCCCCTTTAatccaggagggagcagctggtgaCCTGCTGAGCCACTCAGATGCTCACAggtggatgggatgggatgggatccatcctagggggatgagggagctggtggatgagctccccaagctgctctccatcatttaccatcagtcctggctcagcagggaggtgccagaGCACTGGAGGTGCCAGTGTGAGCCCATcccaagaagggctggaaggaggatctggggaactccaggcctgtcagcctgacctcggtGCCCGGCAAGGTTCTGGAACAGATCACCTTGAGAGCCATCACAGGGCACCCACAGGATGGCCGAGGGGTCAGAGCCAGCCAGCGTGGATTTCAATATCTGCATTGATGATTGGGATCAGCGGATTGAGTCCACcatcagcaaatttgcagatgacaccaagctgggtgtgagtgttgatctgctggagggtaggagaGCTCTGCACAAGaccctggacaggctggatccagggccCAAATCCAACAAGGTGAAgtttaacaagtccaagtgccaggtcctgcactttggccacaacaacccctgcagcactccaggctggggacagaggggctggagagcagccaggcagaaagggacctgcagggactgatggacagcaggctggacatgagccagccgtgtgcccaggtggccaagaaggccaatggctcctggcctggatcaggaatggtgtggccagcaggagcagggcagtgattcttcccctATGCTGGGCACTGGTTGGGCAGCGtctcgagtgctgtgtccagttctgggcccccaatttaggaaggacatggaggggctggagcgtgtccagagaagggcaacaaggctggtgaggggtctggagcacaagtcctgtgaggagcggctgagggagctggggttgttgatcctggagaagaggaggctcaggggagacaaGGCAGTGTcagggcacaggttggacttggtgatctccaaggtcttttccagccttgctgATTCTGGGATTGTCTGAAACCACCCTTGGAGCAGttgcaggaggagccctgggcctcctcttcagaagctgcagcagcccaggtccctcagcttctcctcacatcccaaagcccatcctgtcagtcctgcagagcctctgcagctcctcctccttgcccagaACAGGGAGccccacaggcagacacagcagcccagatgtgccccctggcctgggctgcctctggcaagggagcagcacgaggcactgcaggagcctgcagacaattcctgcagcacttgtggGATGATCCTGCTCCCCAAGGGACGTTCCCATGGTGCCAAGTTAGGAACTGCAATGGGGAGTGGGGCCAGAGAGGAAAGGGCAAACAGGGATGGGCTGTGTGCAGGGgagggaacagggctgggcaaGAGGAAGAAATCTGGACCAgggaagaataaagaaatcaaaGATGAAGCCAAGGAAATGCTCAGGGCAGTTTCGgggtggctgccaggcagccctggctctgagcaacagcgtctgcagtgggacaggaaagtcccagctgatgggaacaaactttctggctgagtgcagaggccaggacaaagctgagtggtttccctggcatcccccagcccttcctggccccaggggctgaTGGCATTTGTGCTGCCTCAGGTTCATGtccccacagcaccagcacggGGGTGCTCCCGCCTGCTGTGTGCAATGCAAACAGGGGCTCCTGAGCCAGCGCTGCCgtgtctgtgcctgcaaggatgcggcacctgtgtgagctgggggagaggccagggctgcagaggggggatGTTGTTGGCAGCTCCATGAGGACGCTCTGGGacgctgccctgggctgtgcagcgcactggggatggatcagcccctgctctgctgctccttcctgtcTCCCCCCgggccctggcagagcaccagccgtgctgtttgcccccagcctgcccacggccagcctggggctgctcaagggggtttcctgtgctgagcattGGCCTGGCCGTGTTCTTGAGAGAGCCTGGGCAAggagcctggagcccccagTCCCTGGCCTGAGGCGTcagcgctgccccagcagtgcccatggcctgtccctgctgcagccccggcactgccacccccaggacTGTGCCCGGCCCCGAGAGcactcaggccctgcagcaacaccagggccaccagggcagcggggcagggccacgggagcagcactggcaacaccaagtgctgctgctgctgctgggcacagctgctgtgccagcactgatctgcccccagctctgcacacagacattgctgctgcagctccagagaaggcaacaaaagggcagctctgctgaaaactGTGCTGGGAGATCCTTGAGTTCCTTTAAAGCCACCGAGAGAGCAGCCCCTCATTGACACAGTCTGTGGCCACAGGGAAcgtggagagaaacaaaatgagaaatggaaCAAACAATGATACTTCTTTCTGTACAATCTGAAAAATCTAAAACAAAGTAAGAAGAACCTCCAAAATGAAACCAACAAGGAGTATCAAAGATGAGTTTTATACAAAGTGATTGGCAGAAATTGGCCAGCTGTTTAATGTTCCTGAAAGCATCCAGTCATCAGtctccacactgcagccttGAGCTCCTGGTTCCTCAGGCTGTAGATGAGGGGGTTCAGGGATGGAGGCACCACCGAGTACAGAACTGACAGGGccagatccagggatggggaggacatGGAGGGGGGCGTCAGGTGAGCAAATGTGACAGTGCTGACAAACAGAGAGACCACggccaggtgagggaggcaggtggaaaaggctttgtgccgTCCTTGCTCAgaggggatcctcagcacagccctgaagatctgcacataggagaaaacaatgaacacaaaacaaCCAAATGCCAAACAGGCACTAACAGCAAGGAGCCCAAGTTCCCTGAGGtgggatttggagcaggagagcttgaggatgtgtgggatttcacagaagaactggcccagggcattgccatggcacaggggcagggaaaatgtattgGCCGTGTGCAGCAGTGAATAGAGAAAggcactggcccaggcagctgctgccatgtgggcacaagctctgctgcccaggagggtcccGTAGCGCAGGGGTTTGCAGATGGACACGTAGCGGTCATAGCACATGATGGTCAGGAGATAAAACTCTGCAGAcatgaagaacagaaagaaaaagagctgagcagcacatgctgagtaggagatggtgctggtgtcccagagggaattgtgcgtggctttggggacagcggtgcagatggagcccaggtggctgagggccaggttgagcaggaagaagaacatgggcgtgtgcaggtggtggccgCAGGCTCCGGCGCTGATGATGAGGCcgttgcccaggagggcagccagggagatgcccagcaagaggcagaagtgcaggagctgcagctgccgcgtctctgccagtgccagcaggaggaagtggctgatggagctgctgttggacattggctgtggctgcacatgGGCACCTGTTCATGGAGAAAGGACAGTGACAAGTCAAGaaaggctggcaggagctggtttaaggaatttttttccgGCCCACACATCATTCCTGGCTCTCTGAGGTCAGACATCCTCAGCATTCCTGCTGCACTCAGAGTTTGCCACTGAGAGATGGGAGAGGCAAAGGATTCCCTGTGGCTGAGGGCAGGTGAGGGGTTGGATGGGCttgttcccccagcactgctctgttcaGCCCCCTCTCCTACCCTGAGCATCTCCCTGGGCCTGGACATTCCCTCCTGAGAGGTGCCTTGTCCCTGCCAGCGCTCACAGAGCCCATCCCACCCCGTGTGCCCTCGGCTCAGCCCTACAGAAACCTGCCTGTGTGCAgggccctggctggggcagggtctgtgtgcagctgggcaagggcagctcaggagagccctgctgggccctgccaaggtgatgctgctgctgtccagggctgAGAGTGGCTGAAGGCCCTTTGggaggctgccagcagagagaCTGACCACCCAAAGTCACAGTTCTGGAGTCTCTGTAAATGTTCAAACATGCCTTTGATTAACCTGTgtgtccctttcaactcagaatgTTCTGTCATTCTGGGATTACAGTTcctgttctgcttctctcatCCCCCTCTTGTCTAtgatgaaaatagaaaaaaaaccccttgcaACAGAGTTAGAACAGTAAAGTAAAAAGCAGACCTTTATTGGAAGCTTCCAGGTGTCCCAGTGGGGATGAGGCACAATCGGCTCCTGATTTCAACAATTTATAAAGGTTGATTAATGAGGATATTTAACAGGAACATCGAATAGGAGAATCAGTTGTCCCAGTTACACACCCGTGGCTCAACCCATTGGTGTAGGTCCAAGTGCTACTTTGCCACACTTTTTGTTATGACTGCTCAAATTCTggtcaaaaccaaaatgttcttCTTGTAGGTCCTCTTCCTGATAATAAGACTATGCAGTATTTCAGGAATGTATTTAGACAGGTTATTGTTCTAAAATCTAAGAGAAAGGTTAGGAAATgtactagagttaattaaggATTGTATTGATCTTAGTATATAATAGTAGTTTAATAGAGTTAATTAAGAGTTTAATAGAGTAAAGTAAGGATTCTAGTTTTATAACTATATAATAGTAATTTATAGAGctatgaatatataaaaatgtatcaaaagcaaaaatatttttgtcatcaCCCCAACTTTCCCATCCTTCTCCAAGCAGGAAATTGAAAACACTCTCAGGAAAGCTCCTGAGCTTTACAGCAATCCCAGGCTTACCTTCTTTGGGAAGTGTCCTccggagctgtgcccaggctggtctggagctgggagcagccctgccccagccagcagctctcagcagcagcacctgccctgctcagggtgGCTCCTTCCCCCCACAGCTTCTGGCCAgcgctggcagcagctccccgggccggctgagagctgtccctggcaggcagcagagtccctggcccagca
This Vidua chalybeata isolate OUT-0048 chromosome W unlocalized genomic scaffold, bVidCha1 merged haplotype SUPER_W_unloc_5, whole genome shotgun sequence DNA region includes the following protein-coding sequences:
- the LOC128782958 gene encoding olfactory receptor 14I1-like — protein: MSNSSSISHFLLLALAETRQLQLLHFCLLLGISLAALLGNGLIISAGACGHHLHTPMFFFLLNLALSHLGSICTAVPKATHNSLWDTSTISYSACAAQLFFFLFFMSAEFYLLTIMCYDRYVSICKPLRYGTLLGSRACAHMAAAAWASAFLYSLLHTANTFSLPLCHGNALGQFFCEIPHILKLSCSKSHLRELGLLAVSACLAFGCFVFIVFSYVQIFRAVLRIPSEQGRHKAFSTCLPHLAVVSLFVSTVTFAHLTPPSMSSPSLDLALSVLYSVVPPSLNPLIYSLRNQELKAAVWRLMTGCFQEH